One window from the genome of Nicotiana sylvestris chromosome 9, ASM39365v2, whole genome shotgun sequence encodes:
- the LOC138876928 gene encoding uncharacterized protein — protein sequence MQVKVLNKHIVVVAENLNQDIPVSKKQNTTVAVLERKWATVQVTRGRVLFECEGKNWVSTCMFPDVHLLLDFKTPKFAKYDGYGDPIAHLKRYCNQLRGARRNEELLIAYFGESLTGVASEWFMNQDISRWYVWDDMTQDFVKQFQYNIDIAPNRSSLSNLKKKPSESFREYAIKWIEQASRVKPPMDDHELITVFLQVQEPDYFENMMCGVGKSFSEAIKMGEMVENGLKTGIIISQASLKAATQAVQIESGDTNEKVEEIMMTSRSRRGPRRTSRRYEQPP from the exons ATGCAAGTGAAGGtattaaataaacacattgttgtagttgctgaaaaccttaatcaggacataccagtttcaaagaagcaaaatacaACAGTTGCAGTACTTGAAAGAAAATGggccacagtacaagtaacaagagggagagtgctttttgaatgtgagg ggaaaaattgggtatcaacatgtatgttccccgatgtccacttgctgCTTGAtttcaagactccaaaatttgCAAAGTATGATGGATACGGAGACcctatagcccacctgaaaaggtattgcaaccagCTAAGAGGTGCgcgaagaaatgaagaattgctaatagcttattttggggaaagccttacgggagtagcatccGAATGGTTTATGAATCAAGACATATCTCGTTGgtacgtctgggatgacatgacacaggactttgtcaaacagttccaatacaacattgatattgcccCAAACCGCAGttccctttcaaacttgaagaagaaaccaagcgaaagtttcagggaatatgccattaaatggataGAGCAAGCatctagagttaagccacccatggatgaccacgagctaatcactgtcttccttcaggtgcaagagccagattactttgaAAACATGATGTGCGGAGTTGGCAAATctttctcggaagcaatcaaaatgggagaaatggtagagaatggcctTAAGACAGGCATAATTATAAGTCAAGCATCTCTCAAAGCTGCAACCCaagctgtccaaattgaatctggtgacacgaatgagaaggttgaagaaatcatgatgacatcaaggtcgagaagaggtcccaggagaacatctcgaaggtatgagcagcctccttaG